TCGCTGCCGATCAGCCCGCCGGCGCCGCCCTTGTTGTCCACGATCACAGGCTGCCCCAGCGTGGTTCGCATGCCTTCGGCAATCACGCGGGCCACGATGTCGGTGGAGCCGCCGGCCGCAAAAGGCACGATGAGCTTGACGGGCTTGCTGGGGTAGGCATCGGCGGCCAGCGTCCGCGAGGCAGGCAGGGCCGACAAGGCGCCGGCCACAGCCAGCGAGAGCAGGCCGAAGCGGCCGGTGAGATCCTTTGTGCAGCGGCGGGTGCGTGAAGAGATGGGCATGGAAGGCTCCTGAAAGATATCGGCCGAGCCGTGTCCACACCATCAGTGCTGTTCACGAAGTTCTGCCGTCATGGAAATGAAATATAGAAATTCCGGAGCCTTGGCAGTAGATGCTATTTGCCTGTAGCTATAAGCGTTGTCGATATCTGATGCGAGCTTCTCTGTGGGAGAGTTGACGCTATCTAGTGAAAACCCTGTGCTTCTTGCCGGCTGCAAGCTGCGCTGTGCCACGCAGGACGGGACCGATTGCGGTCTTGCAAGCACAGTTTCGGGGGCTGTTCCTGATGTGCCTAAGCCCCGGCCCCCCGTCTCCGACTGGCGGCAGTGGCTGCCTGTGCATAGGCGCAAGATGACAGAAAACGCCAGGGCGGGCTCGAGGCCGGTCGGCAGCGTCTTCCGCATGGCGACAGCTCAGTTCGATGCGCTCAGTTGCCTCAGTTCAAGTTGCCTGGCCGCACTGGCTTCGAGGTTTGCCCGCTCTTCGCCGAGATACCGATAGATGTCTTTGAGGTCGGCGATTTTCTGCCGGATTTCCGCCATCTTTTTCTCGATGAGCTTGGCACCCTCGGCGCAATCCATAGTCTGGTTCCGCTGCGCATCCAGGATCTGGCCTATTTCCGCTAGCGAGAACCCCATGCTTTGGGCGCGCTGGATAAAGTCCAGGTCCTGCAGCGTTTGCGCGGTGTAGGCGCGATAGTTGTTGCTTTGCCGCATGGGCGAGATCAGGCCGATCTGCTCGTAGTAGCGCAAGGTGTGGCGGCTGGCGCCGCTGCGGGTTTCGAGTTCGCCGATTCTCATGAAAATACCGCTTGACTATAGAGTGAGGTCGACACTCTACATTTGATTCCTCACCAAACCAAGGAGCGGGGAAATGAGTGCGGAGTGCTTTGTCACGGGGGGGACCGGTTTCATCGGTCAACATTTGCTGGCGAACCTGAGTGCGAAAGCTCACAACGTCAGAGTCCTGATGCGTCAGCCCGAGCGTCTGGCCGAACTGCGCGAGCAGGTCGACAAGCTGGGAGGGGCGGCAAGCCGGATATTTGCGGTTGCCGGCGATCTGGAAAGGGAAGGGCTGGGGATTGGTCCTGCCGACCAGGCGGTGCTGAAGCAGGCCCGGGTCGTATTCCACCTCGGTGCCCATTTCGCCTGGGGGCTTTCACAAAAGCAGGCTCGCGCTGTGAATGTGCAGGGGGCAAAGCGCGTGGCGCTGCTGGCGGCCGGGCAAAACAGCCGCCTGGTCATGGTAGGTGGCTATATGGTGAAAAACCATGACCATCTGCAACGCATAGGCATAGATCCTCGCCGGCCGGAGCTGACAAACTGGCCAGCCGTCTACCGGCAGGTCGGTGCCTATGAGGCAAGCAAGCTGGAGGCATATTTTGCGACCCTGGAGCTCATGGCTGCCAGGGACGCGCAGATGACTGTGATCCACCCCGCCACGGTGTGTGGCCACAGCCGCAGCGGCCATATTCTCGGCGCTCAGCCACTGGTGGCGCTGATACGCAATCTTGCGCAGGGCAAGCTGGTTGCCGTGCCCGGGACGGCCGAGCATTGGCTGCCGCTAGTGACCGTGGATCACCTGGCTGAGCTGGTGGCGGCCTGTGCCTTCGATCCCGCCATGGCGGGCCAGGAGTTGCTGGCGATTGACGCCCAGACCCCGAGCTTGCGAGAGCTGCTGGCAGAGCTTGCGCAAGCCATGGGCCTGAAGCCTCCCAGGCATCATGTTCCGCTGCCATTGCTGAGGCTGCTGTTGCGCATGCCTGCGGTCGCGCGTTACCTCAATACCAGCGCCGAAGCCCTGGACTTCATACAGACCACCCGTTTCGATACGATGGCCTTGGAGCAATTTGCCATGCGGCATGGGATCGCCAAGCCGGACATAGGCCGGGCCTTGCAGCACACGGCAGCGTTCGTCAGCGCCTGCGGTCTGGCCGAGGACAAGGCCCACTGATTGCCTGCTTCGGGGGCCAAAAACCCTGGCGGCAGTGGGATGCACACCCCTGATGCACGTGGGGCAGCCTGCTCCAGGGCATGCCGCAGCGAGTGCCAGCAGATGCGCTGCAACATCGGTCAGCCCAGGCTGCATCGGGCAGGGCGCTGTAATATCCGCGGCTTGCCAGTCGGCCGTTGCAGCAGGTGCAAGGACTTGCAAATCCCTTGCACGGGCTCAGTTCTAAGCCGGCTTTTGTGCGCTGATGCAAATGAGAATGAATTAGAATAACGCCTTCAAACATCTTTCAAAACCAGTGGCCAGTCCTCATCGAGCTGGCTTGTGCCGGCAGCCTGCGGCATTTCCTCTCGCCACGCCATCGTGACCCTCTCTCTTCGCACCACACTGGGCCTTTATGGCCTGGCCGCCTGTGCTGCCGTGCCCGCTCTGGCACAGACCACAACCGAAACCCCGACCCAGCCCACGGCCGAGCAGCACCCATTGCCTGAGGTCATCGTGCAGGAGAAAGCCCAGGAAATCGGCTACCAGCCCAAGCGTGCGACCACGGCCACCCGCTCCGATGCCTCGCTGCGCGACCTGCCCCAAGCTGTGGCCGTGGTGCCGGCCCAGGTGCTGCTGGATCAGCAGGTGCGCAATATCGACGAGGCGCTTTACTATGTCAGCGGCATCACCCAGGCCAACACCCTGGGCGGCACGCAGGATGCGCTGATCAAGCGCGGCTTCGGCTTCAATCGCGACGGCTCCATATTGCGTGACGGCGTGCGCACCGTGCTGGCGCGCAATCTGACCTACACCACCGATCGCGTGGAAGTGCTCAAAGGACCGTCCTCCATTCTCTACGGCAGCATGGATCCGGGCGGGGTGGTGAATATGGTCACCAAGAAGCCGCAACTCGAATTTGCCGGCCAGGCTGCACTGAGCGCGTCCAGCTATGGCGGCGGCGGTGCCTCGGTGGACCTCACCGGCCCCATCGGCAGCAAGGGACTGGCCTACCGCCTGATCGCCGACACCAGCCATGTGGATTACTGGCGCAACTTCGGCGTCAACAAGCAGACCGTGATCGCGCCTTCGCTTGCCTGGTATGGCCGCGACACCTATGTGCGCATGTCCTATGAGCACACCGAATACGAGCAGCCTTTTGACCGCGGCACTGTCATCGACAGCCGTACCGGCAAGCCGGTGGCCATTGACCCGCGCCGCCGCCTCGACGAAGCCTATAACCGCACCATAGGGGATTCGGATTTCTTCACCGTTCAGGGTCAGCACACGCTGAACTCGCAGTGGAAGCTCAACGCCACCTATAGCTACAACCGCAATCGCTATGACGACTACCAGGCCCGCCCGGTATCGCTGAACCCGGTCACCGGCGTGCTCACCCGCCGACCGGATGGAACGCGCGGCGCGCTCAGCCAGCAGCATGTGGCCCAGCTGAACTTGCAGGGCAATCTGCAGTGGGGCGGCGTCCACCACGAAATACTGAGCGGTCTGGACTTCGAGGACAGCGATATCTACCGTCGCGACCTGATTCGCGGCAGCAACAGCACCGGCTTCAATGTCTACAACCCGGTCTATGGCCTGCTGCCGTATTCCACCACCATCAGTGCTGCAGACAGCGACCAGCGCGACAAGATCAGGCAGCAGGCCTTCTTCTTCCAGGACAATATCCGCTTGTCCGAGCAGTGGATGGTTCAGGCCGGAGGCCGCTGGCTGCACTATGACCAGGAAGCCGGCAAAGGCAGGCCTTTTGTCGTGGGCAGTGCTTCCGACGGCTGGCAGCTCGTGCCACGCGTGGGCCTGGTGTGGCAGCCTGATTCCAACTGGTCCTTCTATGGCAGCTACAGCGAGTCGTTCAAGCCGCAAAGCAGCGTGGGCACGGTGATAGGCGCATTGCCGCCGGAAGAGGCCAAGTCCTGGGAGCTGGGAGCCAAGCTGGAACTGGCGCGTGGCCTCAGCGCCACGGCAGCGCTCTATGACATCCGCAAGCGCAATGTGGCGGTGAGGATTCCCGTCAACGGCGATCTGGCTACCCGCGCCGCTGGTGGCGCCCGCTCGCGTGGCCTGGAAGTGGATGTGGCCGGCCAGATCAGCCGCCAGTGGCAGCTCATAGGCAGCTATGCCTATACCGACGCCTGGGTGTCCGATGATCCGCAGCTGCAGGGCAAGCGCCTTGCCAATGTGGCGCGCCAGAGTGCCTCGGTGTTTGCGGCCTATACCTTTGAGCGCAGCAGCTACGGTCAGTGGCGTGCTGGTGCCGGTGTGCGCCACGTGGGCAAGCGTGCCGGAGATGCAGCCAACACTTTCGACAACGATGCCTACAACGTCGCCGATGCCTTTGTCTCCTACGAAACCCGCTGGGACAACCGCCCCGTGCGCCTGCAGCTGAACATCAAGAACCTGTTCGACAAGAACTATGTCGTTTCCTCGGGCAGCAATATCTATGTCTCGCTGGGCGAGCGCCGTCAGGCCGTGCTGCGCGCGGTCATGGACTTCTGACGGCATGCAGCGCCCGCTGTTGCGCTGCGCAACCATGCCGCAGGGCGCTGTATCCGCGTGTCGGCTGCAGGGCCGGCGAGCGGCAACCGATACCAAGCATCATTGATTTTCTATGCCGTCCTTCAAGCAACTCTGGTTTCAGCTGCACTGGTTTGTCGGCATCACGGCCGGCACGGTGCTGATCGTTCTCGGTCTGTCGGGTGCGGTGTTTTCCTTTCATGAGGAAATACTGGACTGGCTGAACCCCGGCACTGCGCGCGTGCAGGCGCGCAGCGACCAGGCGCCCATGACGCCTGCGCAG
This DNA window, taken from Comamonas testosteroni TK102, encodes the following:
- a CDS encoding MerR family transcriptional regulator; protein product: MRIGELETRSGASRHTLRYYEQIGLISPMRQSNNYRAYTAQTLQDLDFIQRAQSMGFSLAEIGQILDAQRNQTMDCAEGAKLIEKKMAEIRQKIADLKDIYRYLGEERANLEASAARQLELRQLSASN
- a CDS encoding SDR family oxidoreductase; protein product: MSAECFVTGGTGFIGQHLLANLSAKAHNVRVLMRQPERLAELREQVDKLGGAASRIFAVAGDLEREGLGIGPADQAVLKQARVVFHLGAHFAWGLSQKQARAVNVQGAKRVALLAAGQNSRLVMVGGYMVKNHDHLQRIGIDPRRPELTNWPAVYRQVGAYEASKLEAYFATLELMAARDAQMTVIHPATVCGHSRSGHILGAQPLVALIRNLAQGKLVAVPGTAEHWLPLVTVDHLAELVAACAFDPAMAGQELLAIDAQTPSLRELLAELAQAMGLKPPRHHVPLPLLRLLLRMPAVARYLNTSAEALDFIQTTRFDTMALEQFAMRHGIAKPDIGRALQHTAAFVSACGLAEDKAH
- a CDS encoding TonB-dependent siderophore receptor gives rise to the protein MTLSLRTTLGLYGLAACAAVPALAQTTTETPTQPTAEQHPLPEVIVQEKAQEIGYQPKRATTATRSDASLRDLPQAVAVVPAQVLLDQQVRNIDEALYYVSGITQANTLGGTQDALIKRGFGFNRDGSILRDGVRTVLARNLTYTTDRVEVLKGPSSILYGSMDPGGVVNMVTKKPQLEFAGQAALSASSYGGGGASVDLTGPIGSKGLAYRLIADTSHVDYWRNFGVNKQTVIAPSLAWYGRDTYVRMSYEHTEYEQPFDRGTVIDSRTGKPVAIDPRRRLDEAYNRTIGDSDFFTVQGQHTLNSQWKLNATYSYNRNRYDDYQARPVSLNPVTGVLTRRPDGTRGALSQQHVAQLNLQGNLQWGGVHHEILSGLDFEDSDIYRRDLIRGSNSTGFNVYNPVYGLLPYSTTISAADSDQRDKIRQQAFFFQDNIRLSEQWMVQAGGRWLHYDQEAGKGRPFVVGSASDGWQLVPRVGLVWQPDSNWSFYGSYSESFKPQSSVGTVIGALPPEEAKSWELGAKLELARGLSATAALYDIRKRNVAVRIPVNGDLATRAAGGARSRGLEVDVAGQISRQWQLIGSYAYTDAWVSDDPQLQGKRLANVARQSASVFAAYTFERSSYGQWRAGAGVRHVGKRAGDAANTFDNDAYNVADAFVSYETRWDNRPVRLQLNIKNLFDKNYVVSSGSNIYVSLGERRQAVLRAVMDF